The Lewinellaceae bacterium genome includes a region encoding these proteins:
- a CDS encoding cupin domain-containing protein has protein sequence MFISNIVKNLDDFTDFGETKKVEKIFENENTTILHLVMKEGQGLPEHSTPIDAFLILISGFVVLTMDGKEHALDPNDTIVLPAGMKHALWAKEHSKLLLIR, from the coding sequence ATGTTCATATCAAACATTGTCAAAAATCTGGATGATTTTACAGATTTTGGAGAAACGAAAAAGGTAGAAAAAATTTTCGAAAACGAAAATACCACCATATTGCACCTGGTAATGAAAGAAGGTCAGGGGCTGCCCGAACATTCCACCCCCATCGACGCATTCCTGATACTGATCAGTGGATTTGTTGTCTTGACAATGGATGGTAAGGAACACGCTTTGGATCCCAATGATACCATTGTACTTCCGGCCGGCATGAAACATGCACTTTGGGCCAAAGAGCATTCAAAACTGCTCTTGATCAGGTAA
- a CDS encoding RNA polymerase sigma factor, whose amino-acid sequence MHVTEKNCNELSDLEVVRKSLQEVDYFMCLYKRYEPKLLRYIKRISFSSPEEAEDILQEAYIKIWRNLHDFDQTMKFSSWIYRVVHNETVSFWRKKKSYGKDQVQELDENLFETQAETLDDEDDQENKALMIQEILQLLPIKYREILVLKFFEMMSYEEISDVLKIPEGTVATRINRAKKAFIEIGGNKFFL is encoded by the coding sequence ATGCATGTAACGGAAAAAAATTGTAATGAGCTCAGTGACCTGGAAGTCGTCCGAAAGTCCCTCCAGGAGGTGGATTATTTTATGTGCCTTTACAAAAGGTACGAGCCGAAGTTGCTTCGTTATATCAAACGTATTTCCTTCTCATCTCCTGAAGAAGCCGAGGATATCCTTCAGGAAGCCTATATAAAAATATGGCGTAACCTCCATGATTTTGATCAAACCATGAAATTTTCCAGCTGGATTTACCGGGTTGTTCACAATGAAACGGTCTCCTTTTGGCGCAAAAAAAAGTCTTATGGCAAGGATCAGGTTCAGGAACTGGATGAAAATCTTTTTGAAACTCAGGCGGAAACCTTAGATGACGAGGACGATCAAGAAAATAAAGCATTGATGATCCAGGAAATCCTTCAATTATTGCCCATAAAATACAGAGAAATATTAGTGCTCAAATTTTTCGAAATGATGAGTTATGAAGAAATATCCGACGTATTGAAAATACCGGAAGGCACCGTTGCCACGAGAATCAACCGGGCGAAAAAAGCTTTTATTGAAATAGGAGGCAACAAATTTTTTTTATAG